In the genome of Hydra vulgaris chromosome 06, alternate assembly HydraT2T_AEP, the window atacatgaaacggtccattattccatcgtttcgatgtattggacctagaccgttagcagaaaaacacccccagaccattacattgcctccaccatgcttcacggtcttatggcagtaacgtaaatcgaggagttttccggccggtcgacgaacacggcaaatgccatcgctcccaatgatgttcaacttcgattcatcactaaACAGGACAGtttgccatttctgcacattccagtcaatatgagatgtagcaaacaggagtcttttcttctggttttttagtgaaattagcggtttctttgcagggcgtcgagaaaacaattcggcttcaacagcacgtcgtctgattgttcggtccgatacaggcagctctaattgtttttgtatctcgactgatgatatccagggatccttcttgacggatctgacgatcatagaatcctctctagaagtggtggaacgcggtcttccacctttgttatctgctgccaacttccctgtagaacgatatttggaatatagtcttgatacggtccattttttcacgcgatatttatcacaaatacttttttgtgacattccacttacgtaattgccaataattttctttcttagttccaatccaagactgtcgggagccatttttgcacttgaagtcataaaattaataaaaataaataatcacgcttctcaaggcttaccgagttacatttaccttgtgatgatacaataatgctctgtggaacacaacgtcttggttggatgtggactgtattgatgtaataaaacatttgttgtatttcacttcttgtattgatgttcttcgataaatcactttgataaaactcacttcgataaactgtcttgataatactgactgattgacttccatatactgactgaattacatgtcgatttacatgtctcttatatagtaaaatgaacctgtgtgaacctgttctggaagattctagatgcttctttttgatgcttctggaagcttctggatgcttctgaatgtttctagATATTACTGGATGCTAcaggatgcttccagatgcttcttctggaaacttctggaagcttctgcatgcttctggaaacttctgtaTACTtccttttattattataaaactttcgTGACGTtaacacggaccagacttaagaaaatgaaacaaaccaaaaaagttgcacttgttttgtcctctgcaaaatggcacttgtcaacgaaattctgcctgtgtgctgtcacctgtcagctgattgctcatgtcatggcatgctatgactccagactcctgaactgtttgctgtggtagtatagttcgtttcgtttttaagacatgtaaaattaggaacactttttagcattgtccgatgttggttgcaaatgttttgtccaatactgtatatatatatatatatatatatatgtatatatatatatatatatatatatatatatatatatatatatatatatatatatatatatatatatatatatatatatatatatatatatatatatatatatatatatgtatatatatatatttatatatatttatatatatatgtatatatatatatatatatatatatatatatatatatatatatatatatatatatatatatatatatatatatatatatacatatatatatatatatatatatatatatatatatatacatttgagAGAGAGAGAACAAAATCAGTAGTATAAAAATGGTTAACTTTAACGAGTTAGATTTCATTTAATGTACGACAgaacctttttattattacgGTTAACAAGTCAGCAGTTGAACAATAGGATCAAAATCTGATAAATCAAGGgtggatccagcatttttttagTCTTTGAAATAGCTAACCCCCAGACACAGAgtaaactccaaacatttatatgtttatactaatTCTCAAGTAAGgttgctttgcaaaaaattgctcCTCAATATGCGCTGACTTGTATCATTAAACTAACAAGAAGAGTGTGGCCATTTGgttcaatatataaattagagaattttttgcatttattaggTCGGCaatgaatattataaataaacctactctaaatgatatatatattaaacaattaatatcCGCTAAATAAACCTACTCTAAATAATACATACCTTTTGAGTTTTAGTAAAAGAGAGCAAAAGAAGACTGGCAGAACTGGCTTAATCAAACTCTAATACCATAAcaagagacaacgttcttcaaatATTGCCACAAAatcatttaattctattttagaattttatggGAATAATTcaatactttattttgttttataaaagtttccaACTAttgtttagttttcttttatggATTAACgtaagatatatttttagtgcatttttaaaataataattggcAAGTCATGTTTGTTCTTTAAAGTCTTTTATAATCCCAATCGGTTTTTACAAGtcttaaaagttgaaaaagcctatataaaatttgaatcaCTGGGTTCccatgtttgttttagtttCCAAAACCGGTTCCAAATTtacgttatatattttataactaaaaataatttacacaaaaatataGGCATTACTTAATCTTCTTGAATAAATctactaaatttaatatataatttaataaactaagtgcacaaaattaaattatacttCATCAACTTGCACGAAATTGTgcaaatcgttaaaaaaaaatatcgaattgaaaacaaataattaaaagaaataaagtatttatatgttttcaaagttattattatgttgCAGATAAAATTATCGGCTGCTCAAATTGATATCCGTATTCTCCTAGAAGCCGTTTGTTCAGATTCCATGATCGTTGCGGCAAACGTTCATCAAACTGCTCGAAATTTGCCAATTTACtctagaatttttattaaattttcaaaaaacttagaGGTCGTTCCATAAGTACATTTTTAGAATGCAACTATTGATACAAATCAAACTTAGCtttctttcatgttttttacatatagcattttacaatatcaatattattataaatcaaatgaCCAAATGAGTCACTGAAATTCATATTTGAAGTAAGGTTTCTCAAATTATCAGAAAATTTGAAGGacaagaaaagcaaaaaaaaaaaataacaaaagtaacataacattaaaatgaaaatttacaaaatatatatttaaataatgttaccTGTTAATACACCAACTTTAACAAACACAATTTAAAggattattttattagagaatttttatgtttttgaatgttatttatatttcacAAGATAATACTTTTTTCAGATTGAGTTCTATATTTATTTCACCAATAAAAAAGATTCCTTATGGATATTTTTcgattatttatgtttttattttttgataagtcaaatatcttaatttcttttgtttctcCTACAAAACCTCTCTTTGGAACTATTTTCCTCGTTATAATTTTGCATTTCATCGTAtacccaaaaaatattttgcagaaaGACAATGTTGTAAAGCAAAGCAAGATacaaatatttgcataaatttttttcattccactgttttgtaaatataaattatacttataATCTTATTATAAGAAGGGGGAGAGTAGGGCACCATGATacacttttgttttttacttcgtacaatttttttaatgtctttttttaagcaattgGTTTAATTTGTAGAAcaaattactttcaaaattGAATTTGTAAATTACCAAATTATAGCAGGTTAAAGTTGTGAGAtcgtttaaagtaaaattataaatttgtttcaagGTTCCTCACCCATGGGGTACCAATGATACACACTAtgagcatcattaaaaaagtaaataaaaatattttgtttttacttaaaagatAAACAAGTTAATAATTATAACTCAAATAATACATCTAACCGTCCAAATCACATTTCAGTAGACCAGATAATATATcgttttaaatgtcatttttaagCGCCAATAAATAATGGTTTTGCATCGAAATTGGATCTCCTcgtattttatttacataaacctCTAAAAAATTGACtgtaaatgttaaaagaaatgatttttagaattatttatacCACAATGGAGtattattctacttttttttcgcCCCCCACAAATGCTGTATCAAGTTACCCCATACTTGCTAACAGAAAACAATCgctttatttttagtattaacttgtttttcaataattttgtttcaataagTAAATATACCATGGattgtaatttacaaaataatattacttaacaattaaaacattgaataaaataactaaaagaaaCACAAATTTCGACCCCTTGCAGACCTAATaatgttaaatgaaaatttattaacaaaaaaattgagaaaaaatgcTCTTaagacttaaataaattttaacaaaatgtttctcagcaataatacaaaaagtactcatttttattacaaaaaaattatattttttaaatttgtatgaaAAGACGCtttttttgagacccaggttgacatacttttgaataactttttttccgaCAATATTAGGGACTTTACCCCAAATACTAAAGACTTGAacccaaatatctttacaactgGACGTCATGATGAAAAATGGtttgcatatttgaaatcagCATATTTAATTTGTCTTAAAAAATTACCTAGTTAAAAAGTTTTCcacaaaaattttgtatttgtttatcaatgttatCATTAGTTCGTTTAGTAAGTATCATTAAATTATCATGTCATTATCATAGCTCTAGTAGTAACTGTTTCACCATATGAAAATGCTTGTCACAACTCTTAAGATACCTCGACAAATACAATGTTTCATGGTGCTCCATGTATCAAGGTGCCCCACTCTCCCCTACAGtttataattattcttatataatgttattaataaaattataagtatatatgtatatatatatatatatatatatatatatatatatatatatatatatatatatatatatatatatatatatataatatatatatatatatatatatatatatatatatatatatatatatatatatatatatatatatatatatatatatatatatatatatatatatatatatacagtggcggaacttcaaaatttgggcccccccgcaaaagaatgttttttttttttaaataaagcttcacatactaaatagatatttatttcatatatcatatttaaaaacaaaaaattaaataaagataacttCAAAACGAAACTAAAACTTAACCGAACTTAAATAGTGAAAACTTTCCTCCTTGATTTCATATTGGCAATATCGGTAATGATGTTTTTCATTTCCATTTTTCCAGCCGCTTTTGCCTCAATAGAAACTATTGCAAGGTCGCTTAAACGTTCTTTACCAATGGTATttcgtaaataattttttattattttaagtttcgAAAAAGAACGTTCAGCTGATGCAACAGTAACAGGTAATGTAAGAAACAATAACAATGCTGTTGTCACTTGTGGAACGCTTGCAGCTATAGTTGacaattttactattaaaaggTCAGCCAATTCACGTATAGatgatatttttgatatttcatcGTGTAGCATTGACTTTACCATAACCATTTGCAGCGGAAATTCAGTTGTTATATCTTCACTATATTTTCTCTGAATGGCTTCTGCACAGCTTATGATCTCACGTTCTTTCATTACCATTAATTTATTTGGATGGATACAGGAAAATAATTGTACCACTTCTTGCATTCCTTTAAATCTATTGTCGAGTTGGTTGATAACGACGtccaaaatttttataaaaatattgatgcgAAAAATTTCCTCACTACTATCAAAACGGTGATCTGTAGATAATTCGTCAAAATGCCTTTTCACAATTTTTCttctcttttgaaaaaatattgcagGAATCAGCCACGTAGTCGCTATTTCTACCGCTTCAAGTTTTGCTGAATCAAACAtctttctatattattttaaatttttgctggCGTTTTCTAGAGAACCTGAAGCTGTCGTAAgatctaaatttttagtttgcaGCAATTTTGATGGTATATGTACCTCATTAAGGATTTTAGACAAAAGCAcg includes:
- the LOC136081357 gene encoding zinc finger MYM-type protein 1-like, which translates into the protein MFDSAKLEAVEIATTWLIPAIFFQKRRKIVKRHFDELSTDHRFDSSEEIFRINIFIKILDVVINQLDNRFKGMQEVVQLFSCIHPNKLMVMKEREIISCAEAIQRKYSEDITTEFPLQMVMVKSMLHDEISKISSIRELADLLIVKLSTIAASVPQVTTALLLFLTLPVTVASAERSFSKLKIIKNYLRNTIGKERLSDLAIVSIEAKAAGKMEMKNIITDIANMKSRRKVFTI